A DNA window from Aureibaculum sp. 2308TA14-22 contains the following coding sequences:
- a CDS encoding NUDIX domain-containing protein, with protein MNNPKVNIKKITNLSDDWYKLDKVNFDYQLKDGTWENQNRESYDRGNGACILLFNPNSKTIILTKQFRMPSYLNDNGDGMSIEVCAGLLDGDDPVTCIKKEAEEETGYRIDKVKKVFEIYSTPGAVTEKIYYFIGEYDESFKIDEGGGLASETEEIEVLEYDFNTALQMVKIGEINDAKTVILLQYAVIEKLFD; from the coding sequence TTGGATAAGGTAAATTTTGATTATCAATTAAAAGATGGTACTTGGGAAAATCAGAATAGAGAGAGTTATGATAGAGGTAACGGTGCGTGTATTTTATTATTTAACCCAAATTCAAAGACCATTATTTTAACCAAACAATTTAGAATGCCCAGTTATTTAAACGATAATGGAGATGGTATGTCTATTGAAGTTTGTGCAGGTTTGTTAGATGGTGATGATCCTGTTACCTGTATAAAAAAAGAAGCTGAAGAAGAAACAGGTTATCGGATAGATAAAGTAAAAAAGGTGTTTGAAATCTACTCTACTCCAGGAGCTGTCACTGAAAAGATTTATTATTTTATTGGAGAATATGATGAATCTTTTAAAATTGATGAAGGTGGTGGATTAGCCTCAGAAACTGAAGAAATTGAAGTGTTAGAATATGATTTTAATACAGCTCTACAAATGGTAAAAATAGGTGAAATTAATGATGCTAAAACCGTAATATTATTACAATATGCGGTTATTGAAAAATTATTTGATTAA